From Nicotiana tabacum cultivar K326 chromosome 22, ASM71507v2, whole genome shotgun sequence, one genomic window encodes:
- the LOC107795815 gene encoding uncharacterized protein LOC107795815, whose protein sequence is MDWFSWLSKTELEPSLVYEYGLAFAHNELEQDDIPYFNHEFLQSMGISIAKHRLEILKLAKKERGAVPNSMSKFLLVMKRTKKRFSKYFRTWVLRSDESALALVPRRSYSSRGKRTMLKMKRNKSSVVAPKQNTLLLTNGSPIFMPSSRINSFSSPMVHDLRGDEKTELDYSDYWTSSIRWDSMFQNLKPT, encoded by the coding sequence ATGGATTGGTTTTCTTGGCTGTCCAAAACAGAACTAGAGCCATCACTTGTTTATGAATATGGCCTAGCATTTGCTCATAACGAGCTTGAACAAGACGACATCCCTTACTTCAACCACGAATTTCTCCAAAGCATGGGAATTTCTATAGCCAAACACAGGCTAGAAATTCTCAAACTTGCCAAGAAAGAGAGAGGAGCtgttccaaattccatgtcaaaGTTTCTCCTTGTAATGAAACGTACCAAGAAACGTTTTTCCAAGTATTTTAGGACATGGGTTCTTCGTAGCGACGAATCAGCTCTTGCTCTTGTGCCTAGAAGAAGTTACAGTTCAAGAGGGAAGAGAACAATGCTTAAGATGAAGAGAAACAAGAGTAGTGTTGTGGCACCTAAGCAAAATACTTTATTGCTTACAAATGGTAGTCCTATTTTCATGCCTAGTTCAAGAATTAATAGTTTTTCGAGTCCTATGGTTCATGATCTTCGTGGTGATGAGAAGACGGAGCTAGATTATAGTGATTATTGGACTTCCTCAATCAGGTGGGATTCAATGTTTCAGAATCTGAAACCTACTTaa